From Homalodisca vitripennis isolate AUS2020 chromosome 1, UT_GWSS_2.1, whole genome shotgun sequence, the proteins below share one genomic window:
- the LOC124368957 gene encoding ethylmalonyl-CoA decarboxylase-like isoform X1 — MDEKSGIATLLLNHPEKKNSITGKMMVDLANAIKQLESWETGKGILIYGADNNFCSGGDLNFAQKTGTAEGGYKMATFMQNVLTRLQHLPMLSVAFIEGYAIGGGAELAISCDFRLFSNKDAAMGFVHSKMGIIPAWGGLTTAIQTLGYRTALDLVTTARVVRAAEAEQLGLSDAMVCDLSGALDWLAQRTQHDVSVVRAAKCVANNTRQQGSDNLLDFEKRVFSPLWGGPANKLALSQRIKHK; from the exons GAAAAATGATGGTGGACTTGGCAAATGCCATAAAACAGCTGGAAAGTTGGGAGACTGGTAAGGGAATTTTGATTTATGGAGCAGATAATAACTTTTGCTCAGGAGGTGATTTGAACTTTGCACAGAAGACAGGAACGGCTGAAGGTGGCTATAAAATGGCAACATTCATGCAAAATGTACTAACTCGTCTCCAGCACTTACCCATGTTGTCGGTTGCATTCATCGAGGGATACG CAATCGGAGGAGGAGCAGAACTGGCAATATCTTGTGACTTCCGTTTGTTCTCAAACAAAGATGCAGCTATGGGATTTGTGCACAGTAAGATGGGGATTATCCCGGCGTGGGGAGGCCTGACTACAGCCATACAGACACTGGGGTACCGGACAGCTCTGGACTTGGTGACAACAGCACGAGTGGTGCGAGCGGCGGAGGCTGAGCAGCTGGGTCTGAGCGATGCAATGGTGTGTGATCTGAGTGGTGCGTTGGACTGGTTGGCGCAGCGCACTCAACATGATGTTAGTGTAGTCAGAGCCGCTAAGTGTGTAGCAAACAACACAAGACAGCAGGGTAGTGACAACCTACTCGACTTTGAGAAGAGAGTGTTCTCCCCGCTGTGGGGTGGTCCGGCCAACAAATTGGCTTTGAGCCAgagaataaaacacaaataa
- the LOC124368957 gene encoding ethylmalonyl-CoA decarboxylase-like isoform X2: MMVDLANAIKQLESWETGKGILIYGADNNFCSGGDLNFAQKTGTAEGGYKMATFMQNVLTRLQHLPMLSVAFIEGYAIGGGAELAISCDFRLFSNKDAAMGFVHSKMGIIPAWGGLTTAIQTLGYRTALDLVTTARVVRAAEAEQLGLSDAMVCDLSGALDWLAQRTQHDVSVVRAAKCVANNTRQQGSDNLLDFEKRVFSPLWGGPANKLALSQRIKHK; this comes from the exons ATGATGGTGGACTTGGCAAATGCCATAAAACAGCTGGAAAGTTGGGAGACTGGTAAGGGAATTTTGATTTATGGAGCAGATAATAACTTTTGCTCAGGAGGTGATTTGAACTTTGCACAGAAGACAGGAACGGCTGAAGGTGGCTATAAAATGGCAACATTCATGCAAAATGTACTAACTCGTCTCCAGCACTTACCCATGTTGTCGGTTGCATTCATCGAGGGATACG CAATCGGAGGAGGAGCAGAACTGGCAATATCTTGTGACTTCCGTTTGTTCTCAAACAAAGATGCAGCTATGGGATTTGTGCACAGTAAGATGGGGATTATCCCGGCGTGGGGAGGCCTGACTACAGCCATACAGACACTGGGGTACCGGACAGCTCTGGACTTGGTGACAACAGCACGAGTGGTGCGAGCGGCGGAGGCTGAGCAGCTGGGTCTGAGCGATGCAATGGTGTGTGATCTGAGTGGTGCGTTGGACTGGTTGGCGCAGCGCACTCAACATGATGTTAGTGTAGTCAGAGCCGCTAAGTGTGTAGCAAACAACACAAGACAGCAGGGTAGTGACAACCTACTCGACTTTGAGAAGAGAGTGTTCTCCCCGCTGTGGGGTGGTCCGGCCAACAAATTGGCTTTGAGCCAgagaataaaacacaaataa